The window AGGGCAGCTggttctctgtctgtctccctttccaGCAGGACTGTGAGCTCCCTGAAGGCAGAGGTCACATGGATCAGAGCTTGATCAGTAGTGAGCTCTCCAGTTCTGGAAACACGTGTGTGGAAAGGCAGGCTGTGGCAGGGATGTtgagcagaggagagaagggaggtgggggaggggacttgGATGAAGGGTCCCGGGCCCTTCCACCTCTGGCTCTGACAACTTATGGCATGGGAGAGGACTTGGAGGCTCTGCCCTCTGTGTgcaaccaaaatagaaaaaagaagcatGAAACTGACTCAGCAAGAATGTCTCTGTGACCTTTCGGCAGACGATGGCCGCCAGAGGGTGGATCAACTCAGAGCCCAGGGCTTTTGTGCTGGTGGGTCCCTTTCTGTGCGGGCCACACTGGCCGCCCACATCAGGGAGGCCTCTATGAGGAGTCACATCCCCAGCATGTAGCCCTGATGCTGGCAATGTCCTCTGAGGTCGGCTTGCACACTGGCTCAGGAGCTGACCCACCTGGCAGCAGCCTGACACCTGCTCCTCCTCGCTGTTTTGAACgcagccctggctgtggctctggCCCGACTCTGTGGGGGTATCCCTGCCTTCTCTTGTCACCTCCTCCTACCCCCAAAACTGGCCAGGCAAGGTTATCCTCTATGACAGATAAGGCAACTGAGGCCCCAAGGATGTGAGTGTATGGGTAGCAGTCACAGGTCCTGGCCTGAGGCCCAGTGTCCTTCCCAGTGGCCCTGTTGCCCTGTGAGAGCAAAGTCTTCATATGCAGATGAAGCCAGGACAAGCAAGGActagagaaagaagtgggaggtagggagggtGATCATTCACAGCCAATATGCCAGAGCCTGAGCCAGGGTGTCTGCTGAGCCCTAGACCCCTGGCTGGCAAACTGCAggcacatgcggctctttggccccttgagtgtggctcttccacaaaatactatgtgcgggcgctacctcaataaggaatgtacctacctatatagtttaagtttaaaacatttggctctcaaaagaaatttcaatcgttgtactgttgatatttggctctgttgactaatgagtttgccgaccactgccctagatcaTTGGAATGGTTTGCACTTCCCAAATGCCTCATGTTCACTCTGGTCTCAGGGATTTTGCCCAGGCTGCTCCCTCCCTGAAAGACTGACCCCTCCCTTGGCCCAGCCCACTCATCTGCTAAGTCTCAGCTTCAGTGCGTTCAGCAATTCAACAACTGTTTCCTGTGCACCTACAATGAGGCAGCCTCTGTCTGAGGCGAGGCGAGCTGTTGGCCTGAGCGAAAAGAGGATCGTCTTGGAGTTTCCAGTCTCCCGAGGGAAACACATCCGATAAGCTGAGGCAAGCTTGTGGCTAGAGCTACCCCAAATCAGTGGGTTAAAGCAATGCGGTCTATTTTGCACTCAAATCACAATCCAAATGGGTGGCAGGGGGCTCTGCTTCAGTGTCACTGCCACCCCCTGGGCTGGGATGGGGCCCCCTGGGACCCGTTGCTGGCCAGTGAGGGAAGGCTGGGCAAGGTTTCATGCATGGGTCTGGGGGTGTGCCTGCACTTCCGCCCACATTGTGCTGGAGGGAGCTCGCCACCGAGCCACGCTCACCTGCAAGGAGGGCTGGGAAACGTCTGGCGGGGACGTGCAGGCTGGGTGAACACCTGGCCACACTCTGCCAGGTGGAATCATAACCACACTGTGTGAGTTTCCTGGGACTGCTGTAACAGTTCTTCAGACTTGGGAGCTTAAAAGAACAAATCGATTCTCTCATGGTTCCGGAGGCCAGAAGCCGCAAATCAAGTGCGAGCAGGACCGAGCTCCCTCCAGAGGTTCCGGGAGgagcctccctgagcctcccagCTGACGGCACTTCTGGGCTTCCTGGGCTCCTAGCcacatcactccagtctctgcctccaccttcacgtggccttctcttctgtgtcctttcttctgtgtgtctgtttcagGTGACTTGTCATTGGACTTAGGCCCTGCACCCAGTAATCCAGGCTGATCTCCTCATCTCAAAGACCGTTCATTATTACATTTAGAaagacccccccctccccccaattcacaggttctggggattagaacATGTCGGATCGGTTTGTGGGCCACCTTTCTACCCATTGGCAGGGTTGCCTGGACTTCTTcccatggcagctggcttcccagAGGGCAAAACGGCTACTGCAAGGCCTCTTCGGGCCTAGGCCCAGAAGCCCCAGGACACTATTTCACCGCATTCTATTGGTCAAAGCAGGTCACGGGGCCCACCCAGATTCCAGGGGAGGGAAACAGAATCCCCCTCTCGAAGGGAGGTGTGGCAAAGACACAGTCTAAGACTGGTACACAGCATGGGTGGGGTGGTCAGGCCATCTTCAGAAACAACCTGTCGGAGTCCGTGTGTGTTTCAGTGAAAGCCTCCGCCAGGGGCGCTGGAGATGTGCTCCTTGGTGATGGGGCTGGTTGCTGAGGAGGCTGGGCCCGAACTGCTCCGCCTGAGTGGGGAGTCCACAGACCTGTGTCCTGCAAGGTCCAGATCAGCCACCAACTCAGTGGATGACTTCAGGCTGGTCTCTCACTCTCCTAAGAATCACATATAgaggacctactatgtgctaggtggGCCCTGAGTGGGGCACCGGAGTCTCAGTGGTGAGCAAGCCAGGTCCCCATGGAAATCTCTGTCTTGTGGGTGACAGAAATTCATAGTTGGACAAACTGATCACAGAGCGTGACCCCTAGAAGAAGAACAGCAGAGTGTCAGGCTGGAGAATCCCTGGGGACAAATAAACCAGGACAAACCTCCAGGGCAGAGACCTGGGGGACGATGAGAACTCCGGCCCGTTcggggtctcagtttcctcctcggGACATCCAGAGGTTTGTCAGAGCTGTGGACTCAAACTATCTTTCCTGGCATCCTAGAGTCCCCCAGAAGCACCCCAGGGGCTACTGCAGGAGGCGTGTCCTCTGGGCAGGGAATATCTAAAATTTGTGACTAATTGGGCTTGAGGTTCTGGTCAGTTCCCACGGTCCAGGTTCCAAGCCAGCAAGCATCCCAGTCTCTGTCCTGTGGCTGCCTGGGACAAAATATTCCCAGGACCGCTCTTGCTCCTCAGTGGCCCTGCTAGggtcctgggctctggggatacaGGGAACCTCCCCTCTGCCCGTTGTTGGGTCCTCAGGTCTCCTCACACCCACTGAACAGAACTATACCAGGATGCTTGCAGCTGCTCCCTCACCTTTCAATTTGTGTCTGATTGAACTAGAAGAATCTAGGACCACCCATGAAGAGCCAGAGTCTCTCAAAGAGCTTGGGCTCTTCGGGGTTAGACACTCCCCTCTGTGTGGTCCTGGGTGAGCCCCTTCCCCTGTCTGAGCCTCAGAGTGAGTCCTGTCTCAGGCCAGAGCACAAAGGCAAGATGCTGGTGACAGCCAGGTCCTCCGAAGCTGGCTGGAGTTAGCACAGGGTGAGGTGGCAGTTCCTGaccggtggtgacacagtggatagacaattgacctgggacactgagattgcaggttcaaaaccctgaggttaccagcttgtgcatgggatcattaacatgatcccaaggttggtggcttgagtccaaaggtcactggcttgaagcccaaggtcactggcttgagcaaggggtcactgcctgggcttgagcaccctggtcaaggcacatatgaaaagcaatcaatgggtcctggctggttggctcagcggtagagcatcggcctggcgtgcgggggacctgggttcgattcccggccagggcacattggagaagcgcccatttgcttctccaccccccccccctccttcctctctctctcttcccctcccgcagccaaggctccattggagcaaagatggcccgggcgctggagatggctccttggcctctgccccaggcgctagagtggctctggtcgcggcagagcgatgccccggaggggcagagcatcgccccctggtgggcagagcgccccccctggtgggcgtgccgggtggatcctggtcgggtgcatgcgggagtctgtctgactgtctctccccgtttccagcttcaggaaaatacaggaaaaaaaaaaaaaaaaaaaaaaaaaaaaaaagaaaagaaaagaaaagcaatcaatgaacaactgaagtgccgcaactacgagttgatgcttctcatctttctccctttctatcgctcgctctctcaaaaaaaaaaaaaaaaaaaaaaaagtggcaggaAAGACCTAGCCTCCTAGGGATCTGGTTGGTGCAGGGGGACCTGCCCCTGTTGCCCTGGCCCCACCATTCTGAAGAGCTCTGGGGCGGGCCTGCCCCCACGGGGTTGGGAGAGGCCTAGAAGCGAGTTAGTCACCAGGCAAATCATTTACAGCACCTTAGCAGTCTTTATTCCTGTGTTCAACTCATATTGGGAACTGGGTAGAGGTGGGGTCGGAGATGCCAAAGACAATAGTGCCTtcccctttctgggcctcagtttaccccTCTGTCACAGGGGAAGGAAAGGTTTCCCTTGTTTCCTTCACTGGGACACTGTATAAGTGGAAGTGACCACATCCCGGCCTGAGCCTTTTGGCCACAGAATACTGGCACTGAGGACCCCCCAGTCTCACTCCTTGCCCTCAGGGGGCTCGCGGGCTGGGAGGGAGGCCcatgccccacccaccaccaTCAGCTGGCAGGAAAGAAGGGCAGGAGGGACGTGGCCCAGTGACAAGACAGGTTGGAGAGCCTCTCAGCCACAGTTCTGGCTTCACTGAGTTCTCTCTTGGAAGTATGTGACTGTCTTGAGTGGGAGTCAGGGGCATCGACACCCTGGCCTCTGGGCAGGTTTCTAAGACCCTCATTCATGTCCCTGTCCAGGGGGACCCCATGACCTTCTCCAGAGGGCAGAATCCACCAGGAGGCAGAGCCAAGCTCTCCTCAGCCAAGTTGGGAGTCTTAGCTGAGAGAGGGCCCCGGAGCAGAAGACCAGagcagaggaaagagcagaggagCAATGCGGGGTCCTCAACGGAGCAGAGGCTTCAGGCCATGTAAGGAAGGGCCGACCCGTCCACGTAGAGGGGGCCACTCCAACCACAGTCCGGACGGGTCACGAGGAGGTAGGTCAACAGAAGTGGCTGTCTCATCTGGGTAACAGCAGGGGCCACCGTGGCTTCTAGCATCCTTAGCTGGTGGTGCCCAGAGGGGGCTGCGGAGAGGCTGGCCGGCTGAGGGTCACACTTGGGAAACTGGCAACAAAGCTCTCCCACCTTCTCCTCACCTGCGGGAAGACAGAAGAGAGGGGAGATCAGGTTGAGCGGTGGGCTTCAGGTGTTGTTCCACCTACAGCCACGAGGTGGTGGTAGACCCCAGAGACAGAAGCATTAAGGACCCTTTCTTCTACAGGAGGAGGCAGGGGCTTGGAGTGCAGCTCCCACCAAGGTGGGCTGGATCCCCCCTTTCCCGGGGAAGAGGAACATGAGATATCACCCTGGGCGGTTGTACTGGCTGGTCTCCTTGCCTCCAGCAAAACCCTCCCACCCAACACACTGCCAGATTAATCATCCTGAAACAAGTGCTATCTCACGGGCCTCCTCCAAAACCTTCCATGACTCCCCAGTGCCTACAGGATAAATTCCAAGCACTGTCAGGGCCCTCTGAAATATGGTTCCCTGGGTACCTCTCTCTCTAGCTTCATCTCCCAAAACTCTGTTCTCTTCTTGGTCCTTAGCTCCGTGTGCTTCTACCTCTGAGCCTTTGCTGCTCTGGGTCCCTTTCCTTGGAGTCCCCACCCTCCCCCTGTAGCgcccattcatctatccatcagTCAGACCTGTTGATATTGCCTCAGCCACCGCCAGCTGCCTCCTTGCCGAGCTTGGATCAGCTGTTCCGTGTCCACCAGGCACCCTGGCTGCCGTTCCTGATCAGCAGAGTCCAGCCCTTCAGGGCCTCCATCCGAGGGTCTGGCCTTGTCACGACCCTGTCTGAGGCTTAGCGCCCTGCGCAGTCGGCCCCCCTTCCCCCAGGGCTCCTGCAGCTTGCCATAGGAGGACCGTGGGCCTCGCAAGGACTGGCTGCGCAGCCCTGTCCCCATAGTTCTAGAGGCTGTAGTCCTCCTGGAGAAGGACTGCTGCAGGACCTTGGCAAGTCACTGATCTCCGAGATGGTCTGGTGCCTCCACTCATCTCATGGGAGCTCACTTGGGGGCAAAGGTTGGCACTGCTGAGGTGGCCATCATAAACCAAAGGGCAGGCCACTGGGGCCATGCATCCCTGAGTCATACTCAGTTCTGTCTCTCCACCCCGGGGCAAAGGGTGCAGCCTCTCCCCTTTCATCCCTCCCCCGCCTGCAggcagccttccctgaccacaccATCCTTGAAGAGCTTGGCCTTCCCTGAACTCCTGTAGCCCTCACTGTCCAAATCTGTTATGTTGACACTGAGAACAGATGGCTCAATAGCAAGACAGAGATGAGTTTTAAGAAAGAAGACagccatgccctggccagttggctcagtggtagagtgtcggcctggcgtgcaggagtcccgggttcaattcccggccagggcacacaggaaaagcgcccatctgctt is drawn from Saccopteryx leptura isolate mSacLep1 chromosome 1, mSacLep1_pri_phased_curated, whole genome shotgun sequence and contains these coding sequences:
- the C1H11orf86 gene encoding uncharacterized protein C11orf86 homolog, with protein sequence MGTGLRSQSLRGPRSSYGKLQEPWGKGGRLRRALSLRQGRDKARPSDGGPEGLDSADQERQPGCLVDTEQLIQARQGGSWRWLRQYQQVRRRWESFVASFPSVTLSRPASPQPPLGTTS